One window of Populus nigra chromosome 5, ddPopNigr1.1, whole genome shotgun sequence genomic DNA carries:
- the LOC133693442 gene encoding uncharacterized protein LOC133693442 isoform X1 has product MDRYQRVEKPRTETPINENEIRITTQGRMRNYITYATTLFLEKGSDGISLKAMGRAINKTVMIAELIKRRIAGLHQNTSIGSNDITDTWEPLEEGLLPLETTRHVSVITITLSKKELDTSSTGYQSPIPADQVKPLAEYDYEGEGGSPRRQGRGRGGRGMARGRGNTSNGVEYNGDGGWDGGRGYGGRGRGRGRGRGYRGRGRGYGGGYMPQQSGGYNDYGGGAFVGQGRGTNRKPPLADNWPALHQRNPLVVSLVLLSSFVLIHGTLPHLCYMIQLNSFYLRA; this is encoded by the exons ATGGATCGGTACCAGAGGGTAGAGAAGCCAAGAACCGAAACACCGATTAATGAGAATGAGATTCGCATCACTACTCAAGGAAGAATGAGGAACTACATTACTTATGCCACTACGCTCTTTCtg GAGAAAGGATCTGATGGAATCTCTCTCAAGGCCATGGGCAGAGCCATAAACAAGACTGTGATGATTGCTGAATTGATTAAG AGAAGGATTGCTGGTCTTCATCAGAATACATCCATTGGTTCTAATGATATAACTGACACGTGGGAGCCACTAGAGGAGGGTCTTCTCCC CTTGGAAACCACTCGTCATGTGTCGGTGATAACAATTACTCTATCCAAGAAGGAACTGGATACATCCTCCACAGG CTACCAATCGCCTATTCCAGCTGATCAAGTGAAACCATTGGCTGAATATGATTATGAAGGAG AGGGGGGCTCTCCTCGTAGGCAGGGGAGAGGGCGTGGTGGTCGAGGAATGGCAAGAGGTAGAG GAAATACTAGTAATGGAGTGGAGTACAATGGAGATGGTGGCTGGGATGGTGGGCGTGGATATGGTGGCAGGGGGAGAGGTCGTGGAAGAGGACGGGGTTATCGTGGTCGTGGAAGAGGTTATGGTGGTGGATATATGCCACAACAGTCAGGTGGCTATAATGACTATGGTGGCGGAGCATTTGTTGGCCAGGGCCGTG GTACAAATAGAAAACCTCCTCTTGCTGATAATTGGCCAGCTTTGCATCAAAGGAACCCTCTAGTTGTCTCCCTTGTGCTCCTTTCCTCATTTGTATTGATTCATGGAACTCTTCCACATTTATGCTATATGATACAACTCAATTCATTCTATTTGCGGGCatga
- the LOC133693442 gene encoding glycine-rich cell wall structural protein 2-like isoform X2, producing MDRYQRVEKPRTETPINENEIRITTQGRMRNYITYATTLFLEKGSDGISLKAMGRAINKTVMIAELIKRRIAGLHQNTSIGSNDITDTWEPLEEGLLPLETTRHVSVITITLSKKELDTSSTGYQSPIPADQVKPLAEYDYEGEGGSPRRQGRGRGGRGMARGRGNTSNGVEYNGDGGWDGGRGYGGRGRGRGRGRGYRGRGRGYGGGYMPQQSGGYNDYGGGAFVGQGRGRGRGRGRGRGRGRGFRPDGPAQAAE from the exons ATGGATCGGTACCAGAGGGTAGAGAAGCCAAGAACCGAAACACCGATTAATGAGAATGAGATTCGCATCACTACTCAAGGAAGAATGAGGAACTACATTACTTATGCCACTACGCTCTTTCtg GAGAAAGGATCTGATGGAATCTCTCTCAAGGCCATGGGCAGAGCCATAAACAAGACTGTGATGATTGCTGAATTGATTAAG AGAAGGATTGCTGGTCTTCATCAGAATACATCCATTGGTTCTAATGATATAACTGACACGTGGGAGCCACTAGAGGAGGGTCTTCTCCC CTTGGAAACCACTCGTCATGTGTCGGTGATAACAATTACTCTATCCAAGAAGGAACTGGATACATCCTCCACAGG CTACCAATCGCCTATTCCAGCTGATCAAGTGAAACCATTGGCTGAATATGATTATGAAGGAG AGGGGGGCTCTCCTCGTAGGCAGGGGAGAGGGCGTGGTGGTCGAGGAATGGCAAGAGGTAGAG GAAATACTAGTAATGGAGTGGAGTACAATGGAGATGGTGGCTGGGATGGTGGGCGTGGATATGGTGGCAGGGGGAGAGGTCGTGGAAGAGGACGGGGTTATCGTGGTCGTGGAAGAGGTTATGGTGGTGGATATATGCCACAACAGTCAGGTGGCTATAATGACTATGGTGGCGGAGCATTTGTTGGCCAGGGCCGTG GGAGAGGACGAGGCAGGGGCAGGGGTCGTGGGCGTGGCCGGGGTTTCAGACCAGATGGCCCAGCCCAGGCAGCTGAGTGA